The genomic region AGCGAGCGTCACACTCAGTCCAGTTCACTGTGCTGGGCTGCTCTGTGCACATCTCGGGAGGCAGTGCGCGGGGGTCCCGGGCTGTCACAGACGGGCGCTCTCTGCAGCCGCGAAGGCCCCGGCGGAGGCGGCCGAGTGCCCTGCTGTCCCGCAGGTACCTGCTGTGCTGGACACGGGAGCTGCAAGCGTCTGCACCCTGGGGCCGAGAGTCTGAATCCAGGCCGCTGGGTGCAGTGCAGGCCAGCTCGGTGGGTCCGGTtgtgtgggggtgaggggggccGGGTCCCAGTGGAGGCCCCGGCCCGCCGAGCCTCAGCTGGCGTGGGGCTGTGTCCGGGCCGGGTGTCTGAAGTCCAGGTCGGGTGAGTGCAGTCCGGGTGGTCGCAGTGGGTCCGGTGAGTGTGGGTGAGGAGGGTTGGGTCCCAGGGCGCCCCCGGGCCTCAGCCGGTGTGGGTGTtctggtgcctggccagggaCAGGCGGTCGCTGAAGAGCTGCCCGCACACGTCGCACTTGAAGAGCTCGTCGTCGGGCCGGCCGCCCTCCGGGCCGCCGGCGCCCTCGCCGTAGAGGCCGGCGGGCTCCAGGATGACGAGGCTGGCGTGCGCCGTCAGGTGCTCGGCATAGGCGGCGCCCGAGGGGAAGGTCTCCCCGCACTCGCCGCAGTCGTAGTACGGCTCCTCCACCTGGATCTCCTGCTCCTCGCCCTCCTCCTCGGGGTCCTCGATGCCCGCGCCATCTGGCTCGTCGTCGTCGCCCTCGGGTTCTTCAGCGCGCTCCTCCGGGTCCTCGATGCCCGCGCCGTCCGGCTCGTCGGCGTCCATGTCGGGCTGCTCGGCCTCGGCGTGGGGCTGCTCCGCCTCGCCGCTCGGCTCCGCGGCCTCCCACTCCGGGCCCTCGGCCTCCCCGAGGGGTTCGGCCGCCTCCACTTCAGGCTCGGCCGCCTCCACCTCGGGCTCAGCCGCCTCCACCTCGGGCTCGGCCGCCTCCACGTTGGAGCCCTGGATGCGCAGGACTTCCCGGGGGACGAGGACGTTGGCCTCTGCCTCCTGGGCCgtggcggcggccgcggcggccgCGCCCTCCTCCTGCAGGTGCAGCTTCTGGTGCTTGGTGAGGATGGTGCTGTGGATGAAGGACTTGCCGCAGTCCTTGCACTCATAGAAGGGCCAGTCCCTCTTGGGCGGCTCCGTGAGGAAGGACGTGTGCACGAAGGCGGCCCCGTAGTCGTAGGGCTCGCCCTTCTCGTGCACACGCATGTGCTCCTGGAGATCGGCCTGGCTGGGGAAGGACTCGCCGCAGGTCTCACACTCGTAGCGCTGCTCCTCGCCCGGGTCTTGCTGCGGCTCCGTGGGTGCCGGGCCGGGCCCCGCAGCACCCGCACCCGCCTGGCCCTGATCCGGCAGCCCCTCGCCGGCATGGCCCCGGGCGTGCTCGCTGAGGACCGAGGCGTGGATGAAGTCCTGCCCGCACACCTGGCACTGCGGGCCCACCCCGGCGGGGGCGCTCTTCTGCGGGGCCTGCGGCCGCCGCGGGCTGACAATCAGGGGCTGCATGAAGGGCTCGTACCGCCTGTGGCCGTAGAACTGGTCCTGCTCGTGGACCTTTTGGTGCTCAAAGAGGAACGAGCTGTGCACGAACGACTCCCCGCAGGCCGGGCACTCGTAGAGCTGCTCTCCGAGGCAATCTTTCTGGTACTCGCTGACAGGCGGCATGTGCACCGCGGGGTGCGTATACTCACGGCTGTCCACCAGGTACTCCCGGCCGTGGACCTTCTGGTGGTCCCGGAGGTCCGCGCGGTCCGCGAAGCCCAGCCCACAGTCCTTACAGCCATAGATGGAGTCTTCGGGCTCCTCAGGCTCCTCCTGCTCTTCTGGCTCTTCCTCCGGAGACCCATCCAGGCCCAGGTCCTGCATCACAGGCTCTCCAAACAGCTTCCCATCATGGAATTTCTCTCGGGCATAGATTTTCTGATGTCTGCCAAGGTCTTCAACGGTGGCAAAGCATTCCCCACACTCCTTACATTCATTGAGGACTGGCTGCTCGCAGTAACTAGTCTCACTTGTTAGCTCAGCATAGCTGGTCTGAGCTAGTGGTTCAGAGTAACTGGTCTGAGCTGCTAGCTCAGCATAACTAGTCTGATCTGCTGGTTCAGAATAACTGATCTGAGCTGCTAGCTCAGCATAACTAGTCTCAGCTGGTGGTTCATCATAGCTGATCTGAGCTGCTAGGTCAGCATAGCTTGTCTCAGCTGCTAGTTCAGCATAACTGATCTCAGCTGCTAGATCAGCATAACTAGCCTCAGCTGGTGGTTCATCAAAACTGACCTGAGCTGCTGGGTCAGCATAATTGGTCTCAGCTGGTTCAGTATAACTAGTCTGAGCTGGTGGTTCAAAGTAACTGGTCTCAGCTGCTAGTTCAGCGTAACTAGTCGGAGCTACTAGTTCAGCATAACTAATCTGAGCTACTAGTTCAGCATAACTAGTCTCAGCTGGGGGTTCCTCAGCATATCTGGTCTGAGCTGGTTCCCCAGCATATCCGGTCTGAGCTGGTTCCTCAGAATAACTGGTCTGGGCTGGTTCCTCGGCATATCTGGTCTGAGCTGGTTCCTCGGCATAACTGGTCTGAGCTGGTTCCTCCACATATCTGATCTGAGCTGGTTCCCCAGTGTATCTGGTCTGAGCTGATTCCTCGGCATAACTGGTCTGAGCTGGTTCCTCACTATAACTGGTCTGAGCTGGTTCCTCGGCATAACTGGTCTGAGCTGGTTCCTCAGGATAACTGGTCTGAGCTGGTTCCTCGGCATAACTGGTCTGAGCTGGTTCCTCGGCGTAACTGGTCTGAGCTGGTTCCTCAGTGTAACTGGTCTGAGCTGGTTCCTCGGCGTAACTGGTCTGAGCTGGTTCCTCACTATAACTGGTCTGAGCTGGTTCCTCGGCATAACTGGTCTGAGTTGGTTCCTCGGTATAACTGGCCTCAGCTGGTTCCTCGGTGTAATTGGTCTGAGCTGGTTCTTGGGTGTAAATGGTCTGAGCTGGTTCTTGGGTATAACTGGTCTGAGCTGGTTCTTCGGTGCAACTGGTCTGAGCTGGTTCTTCGGTGCAACTGGTCTGAGCTGGTTCTTCGGTGCGACTGGTCTGAGCTGGTTCTTCGGTGTGACTGGTCTGAGCTGGTTCTTCGGTGTAACTGGTATCAGCTGCTGAGTCAGTGTAACTGGTCTGAGCTGGTTCTTCGGTGTAACTGGTCTGAGCTGGTTCTTCGGTGTAACTGGTCTGAGCTGGTTCTTCGGTGCAACTGGTCTGAGCTGGTTCTTCGGTGTAACTGGTATCAGCTGCTGAGTCAGTGTAACTGGTCTGAGCTGGTTCCTCAGTATAACTGGCTTCAGCTGATTCCGCGGTGTAACTGGTCTCAGCTGCTGGGTCAGTGTAACTGGTCTGAGCTGGTTCCTCAATACAACTGGTCTGAGCTGGTTCCTCAGTAAAACTGGCCTTAGCTGATTCCTTGGTGTAATTGGTCTGAGCTGGTTCCTCAATACAACTGGTCTGAGCTGGTTCCTCAGTATAACTGGCCTCAGCTGGCTCCTTGGTGTAATTGGTCTGAGCTGGTTCTTCGGTGTAACTGGTCTCAGCTGCTGGCTCAGTGTAACTGGTCTGAGCTGGTTCTTCAATACAGCTGGTCTGAGATGGCGCCTCAGTATAAGTGGCCTCAGCTGATTCCTCTGTGTAATTGGTCTGAGCTGGTTCTTCAGTGTAAATGGTCTCAGCTGCTGGCTCAGTGTAACTGGTCTGAGCTGGTTCTTCAATACAGCTGGTCTGAGATGGCGCCTCAGTATAACTGGCCTCAGCTGATTCCTCTGTGTAATTGGTCTGAGCTGGTTCTTCAGTGTAAATGGTCTCAGCTGCTGGGTCAGTGTAACTGGTCTGAGCTGGTTCTTCAATACAACTGGTCTGAGCTGGTTCTTCAATACAACTGGCCTCAGCTGGTTCCTCAGTGTAATTGGTCTGATCTGGTTCTTCAGTGTAACTGGTCTCAGCTGCTGGGTCAGTATAACTGGTCTGAGCTGGCTCCTCAATACAACTGGTCTGAACTGGTTCCTCAGTATAACTAGCCTCAGCTGGTGCCTCAGTGTAACTGGTCTGAGCTGGTTCTTCGGTGTAACTGGTCTCAGCTGCTGGGTTGGTGTAACTAGTCTGAGCTGGTTCCTCAATACAACTGGTCTGAGCTGGTTCCTCAGTACAACTAGCCTCAGCTGGTGCCTCAGTGTAACTGGTCTGAGCTGGTTCTTCGGCATAACTGGTCTGAGCTGGTTCTTCAGTGTAACTGGTCTGAGCTGGTTCTTCGACATAACTGGTCTGAGCTGCTAGTTCAGCATAACTGGTCTGAGCTGCTAGTTCAGCATAACTGGTCTGAGCTGCTTCCTGGGGATAACTCATCTGCACTGACTGGCCTTGGTAGCTGGTCTGAGGGTCAGTGGAGGACAGGCTGCGAAGGACAGACCGTAGGTAGTTTTTACTTCCAGAGAGCTTCTTCCTGTTGTGGATCTTCTGGTGTTCAGCCAGCTCAGAGCTACGGACAAAGAACTCTCCACATTCTAGACATTCGTAAA from Bubalus bubalis isolate 160015118507 breed Murrah chromosome 18, NDDB_SH_1, whole genome shotgun sequence harbors:
- the PEG3 gene encoding paternally-expressed gene 3 protein isoform X3; protein product: MLPPKSLSATKPKKWAPNLYELDSDLSEPDAVPGEGATDSEFFHQRFRNFLYVDFIGPRKTLLKLRNLCLDWLQPEIRTKEEIIEVLVLEQYLTILPEKIKPWVYARKPETCEKLVALLEDYEEMYEPEGDRDRDRDWDQDWERERERGRARERERRRGRSRDVESRDRWPSVRSPRSRFHQRDLALPLAERAKERDHRRRDSLLDLDARSEEAVLYQDMVALTEDRKPQNPIQDNMENYRKLLSLGVQLAEDDGHSHMTQGHSARSKRSAYPSTSRGLKAAPETKKSAHRRGICEAESSHGVIMEKFIKDVARSSRSGRARESSERPHRLSRRAGGDWKEASFSRREAGASERGPEGGAFGGGGFSCGSDLVSKKRALERKRRYHFDAEGQGPVHDPRGGARKRPFECGGEARRAAKAAGASSLSTPPVALSQPLDFGAMPYVCDECGRSFAVISEFVEHQIVHTRESLYEYGESFIHSAAVSEAQSRPEGARRSEGAQAAGLAEHRGAQAQEHLGGSGDEEQDEPFLPSPTFSELQKMYGKDKFYECKVCKETFLHSSALIEHQKIHSREDREKERSTGAVRRTPMLGELQRACGKEKRYECKVCGETFHHSAALREHQKTHGRGSPSDGRARAFEETFIPGQSLKRRQKTYSKEKLYDFREGGDAFGRSSDFMEHQKIHSRKSYFDSRGYEKPLLHSMSMPSSQKSHTITRPPEEEDEEKAFTASSSPEDGQEARAYERSAYERAILHSLAAFRPPRSLREDGEPSTYLSGLRDPPQKTPAWESPYAGGRHSFFRSSVFYRASRPAPLDHLAGEGPSGWQRDGEASGPSSDGRQHQKARAKKKNIERKNYDASMMHSLHFGEPQTFRPRERFYECLECGEFFVRSSELAEHQKIHNRKKLSGSKNYLRSVLRSLSSTDPQTSYQGQSVQMSYPQEAAQTSYAELAAQTSYAELAAQTSYVEEPAQTSYTEEPAQTSYAEEPAQTSYTEAPAEASCTEEPAQTSCIEEPAQTSYTNPAAETSYTEEPAQTSYTEAPAEASYTEEPVQTSCIEEPAQTSYTDPAAETSYTEEPDQTNYTEEPAEASCIEEPAQTSCIEEPAQTSYTDPAAETIYTEEPAQTNYTEESAEASYTEAPSQTSCIEEPAQTSYTEPAAETIYTEEPAQTNYTEESAEATYTEAPSQTSCIEEPAQTSYTEPAAETSYTEEPAQTNYTKEPAEASYTEEPAQTSCIEEPAQTNYTKESAKASFTEEPAQTSCIEEPAQTSYTDPAAETSYTAESAEASYTEEPAQTSYTDSAADTSYTEEPAQTSCTEEPAQTSYTEEPAQTSYTEEPAQTSYTDSAADTSYTEEPAQTSHTEEPAQTSRTEEPAQTSCTEEPAQTSCTEEPAQTSYTQEPAQTIYTQEPAQTNYTEEPAEASYTEEPTQTSYAEEPAQTSYSEEPAQTSYAEEPAQTSYTEEPAQTSYAEEPAQTSYAEEPAQTSYPEEPAQTSYAEEPAQTSYSEEPAQTSYAEESAQTRYTGEPAQIRYVEEPAQTSYAEEPAQTRYAEEPAQTSYSEEPAQTGYAGEPAQTRYAEEPPAETSYAELVAQISYAELVAPTSYAELAAETSYFEPPAQTSYTEPAETNYADPAAQVSFDEPPAEASYADLAAEISYAELAAETSYADLAAQISYDEPPAETSYAELAAQISYSEPADQTSYAELAAQTSYSEPLAQTSYAELTSETSYCEQPVLNECKECGECFATVEDLGRHQKIYAREKFHDGKLFGEPVMQDLGLDGSPEEEPEEQEEPEEPEDSIYGCKDCGLGFADRADLRDHQKVHGREYLVDSREYTHPAVHMPPVSEYQKDCLGEQLYECPACGESFVHSSFLFEHQKVHEQDQFYGHRRYEPFMQPLIVSPRRPQAPQKSAPAGVGPQCQVCGQDFIHASVLSEHARGHAGEGLPDQGQAGAGAAGPGPAPTEPQQDPGEEQRYECETCGESFPSQADLQEHMRVHEKGEPYDYGAAFVHTSFLTEPPKRDWPFYECKDCGKSFIHSTILTKHQKLHLQEEGAAAAAAATAQEAEANVLVPREVLRIQGSNVEAAEPEVEAAEPEVEAAEPEVEAAEPLGEAEGPEWEAAEPSGEAEQPHAEAEQPDMDADEPDGAGIEDPEERAEEPEGDDDEPDGAGIEDPEEEGEEQEIQVEEPYYDCGECGETFPSGAAYAEHLTAHASLVILEPAGLYGEGAGGPEGGRPDDELFKCDVCGQLFSDRLSLARHQNTHTG